CAAAAATAGTAAAGTTTTTCTCCATTCCACAGCCCAATTCTCTTACCGTGAATTCCTGCTTTCCAGTCTCTAAATATTGTTCCATGACACTGACCGCAGAGTTTATAGGACTTGTTATAATCTATCAATTCTCCATTTGGTAATCTCAATTTATCACGCTCATGACAGTCCAGACACCACCGATCCTTCTCTGCGTGCTTAAGAACTATATTGGTATGATACATTTCAAGTTTTCTCTGTTTTCTATTAACAGGTAAATTGTCATGACATTTCGAACATGGGAAGTTTTCAGAAGGTGGAGGTGCAGGCACAAAAGACTTTGGTATATCC
The Nitrospirota bacterium genome window above contains:
- a CDS encoding cytochrome c3 family protein, with protein sequence MKKKSKFALIILIILMMGLSSILSLSLGGETVEDIPKSFVPAPPPSENFPCSKCHDNLPVNRKQRKLEMYHTNIVLKHAEKDRWCLDCHERDKLRLPNGELIDYNKSYKLCGQCHGTIFRDWKAGIHGKRIGLWNGEKLYYFCVKCHDPHQPRFKALEPKKPPMNPAEIK